Below is a window of Synechococcus sp. RSCCF101 DNA.
TACCCCTTCCTGCGGGTGGGCAGCCGCTTCACCGCCGTGACCGGCCGCTCGCTGCTGGAGGGCTTCCAGGTCCGCAACCCGCTCTACCTGCCCCTGTTCCTGCTGGTGAGCCTGGTGACGGGCACCCTCACCATCGCCGCGGTGAGCTTCGTGGCCGGCCTGCTGCTCACCAACGTGCCGCTGCTGGCGGCGCTGCCGCCGCTGGATCTGGCCATCGCAGTGCTGGTGGCCAGCGGTCTGGTGCTGCTGCTGGGCCACTACCGCGCCCTCGACCGGCTCTCCAAGCTGCTGGTGCTGCTGCTCACCCTGCTCACCGGTGTGGCGGCCCTCTCGGTGCTGCTGCAGGGGCCGGTGGGGCCGGTGGGGGCCAGCTGGCTGGCGGCCGATCCCAGCCCCTGGACCCGCGCCAACCTGGGCTTCCTGATCCCCCTGATGGGCTGGATGCCGGGCCCGGTGGAGATGGCGGTCTGGCCCTCGCTCTGGATGTTCTCCCGCGCCCGCGACACCCGCCACACCGCCTCCCTGGCGGAGGCGGAGCTCGACTTCAACCTCGGCTATGCCGTCACGGTGCTCACGGCCCTGTTCTTCGTGACGCTGGGGGCCTACCTGATGTACGGCTCCGGCGAGGAGCTGCTCGGCGCCACCGGGGTGGCCTTCGCCCAGAACCTGATCCGCCTCTACACCGAGGCCATGGGGGGCTGGGCCGCCTGGGTGATCGTGCCGGCGGCGTTCGCGGCCATGTTCAGCACCACCCTCACCTGCCTGGATGCTTACCCGCGCAGCATCGCCGCCATCCAGGGCCTGCTGCTCTCGGGCGATCGGGGCGACTCTGAACCGGGCCCCCACCGAAAGCGGCTCGAGGTGTGGCTGGTGCTGCACCTGCTGGCGGCGATCGGGGCCCTGCTGCTGGCCCGTAGCGGTGGGGTGGGCGTGAAGGATTTCGTCTTCGGCGCCATGACCGGCAGCTTCCTCACCGCCCCCCTCTTCGCCTGGATGGCGATGGACACCATGAACAGCCCCCAGGTGCCCCCGGAGCACCGCTACGGACCGGCGATGCGCACGCTCTGCTGGCTGGGCCTGGTGTTCCTGCTGGGCTTCAGCGGCCTCTTCGCCTGGCAGACGTTCCTGGCTGGCTGAACGTCCAGGCGTGAGCGCCCAGGCGTGAGCGCCCAGGTGCGCCTACTCCAACCAGCTCCAGTGCTCGAAGGCGGCCGCCTGTCCGCAGGGCGGCCCATCGGGGACGCGCAGGGTCCAGAGCCGGGCCCCCTCGATCCGGAAGCGCCGGCCGTGGCGGTTGATGCGGATGCCGCTGTAGCCCTCGAGGGCCTCCCGTGCCTGCGCCTGCTTCAGGGCCTCGGCGCGATCCGGCTGCTGGGAGGGTTCGGCCGTGAGCCGTGAGGGCATGCCCACCATGGAGGCCCAGGTGTGACCCCACAGCGTCAGCGCGGCCGCGTTGGCGTAGATCAGACACGGGTCGGCGGCCCCATCGTGAGCCAGCACCGGGTGTGCAGCCGCGTAGAGCCGCTCGGCCGGGTCGGCTTCCTTCCGGGCCGGATCAGGAGCCACGAGCAGGGGCCTGCTGAAGCAGCGTTCGTGGCACGCGATCAGCAGTGTGGCCAGGGCCCGGTTCTCCTCGCTCAGCCATGGCGCTGTTCCGCTCACTGATCGCCCGCGCCCATGGCCTGGCTCAGGGCGGCGGCGGCCATCGCCTGGCCGTGGCTGGTGATGTGCTCGAGGAACAGGCGGTTGGCGTCTGGATGGCGCGCCTCGGCGGCCAGGGGCAGCTCGCCGGCCTGATCCAACCCGGTGTCGCCCTCCATGGCCGGGGTGATCACCACCAGATCGGGATCGAGGGTCTCGCCGTACTGCCACCAGCGCTGCGGTTCCTGCAGGGCCGGGTGCGGCGCCAGGGGCTGGTCGGTGACCTCCGGCGCCGCGTCCTCCTCGCCGCTGCCGGCCTGCTCCAGCTGGCGGGCCCGCTGCTCCTGCTTCTCGCGCCGCCGCTGGGCCAGATCCTTCAGCAGCTGGGCCCGGGTGCGGCCCCGCAGCTGAAACAGCACGAACGGATCCTCGCTGAAGCGATCGCCCATCAGGTAGTAGACGGCGCTGGCGTGCTTGCAGGGGTTGGCCTTGTCGGGGCAGGTGCATTCGCTCCGCACCTCCTGCAGCTTGAACGGGAACAGGCGCTTGCCGCTGGCGGCGAAGGCCCGTTCGATGTCGGCCGGCATGATCCCCGCCAGCAGCTGGGCCGACCAGCGCGCCTTCTCGGCCAGGGCCTCCAGCACGTAGTTCCAGTCGTCGTCGTTGAGAACGTCGAGCCAGAGCTTCACCTTGTAGGGATCGGGCTCGGTTCCCTGCACGCGGGCGTGCACCCGCCGCCCCTCGAAGCGGATCGACACCACGTTGCCCTCGCGCACGTAGGTCCAGGCGCGCTCGAGCCGTTTCTTGAAGCGGTAGGAGTTGATCAGCTCCATCCACTGCTCCACCCACCAGGGCTGCTGATGCAGGCCCTCGCCGGGGGTGGCGGCGACGAGGCCGCCGTTGCTGGGTGTGGCGGTCATGCTCTGATGCGGCCGCGACGGAACCAGCCTGCCAGGCCGCTCATGCGCCCTCCTCCAGGCTCACCAGTTCTCGCAGCTGGCCCACCTCCAGCCCGCCGAGCCAGTCCTCACCCGAGCCGACGATCTCCTCGGCCAGATGCGACTTCTCCCGGATCATGCGGTCGATCTTCTCCTCCACCGAGCCG
It encodes the following:
- a CDS encoding NRAMP family divalent metal transporter, which gives rise to MDSSAHPAPALTVRGVRQSLGPGILLAGACIGGSHLLSSTTAGARFGFALVGLILITNLLKYPFLRVGSRFTAVTGRSLLEGFQVRNPLYLPLFLLVSLVTGTLTIAAVSFVAGLLLTNVPLLAALPPLDLAIAVLVASGLVLLLGHYRALDRLSKLLVLLLTLLTGVAALSVLLQGPVGPVGASWLAADPSPWTRANLGFLIPLMGWMPGPVEMAVWPSLWMFSRARDTRHTASLAEAELDFNLGYAVTVLTALFFVTLGAYLMYGSGEELLGATGVAFAQNLIRLYTEAMGGWAAWVIVPAAFAAMFSTTLTCLDAYPRSIAAIQGLLLSGDRGDSEPGPHRKRLEVWLVLHLLAAIGALLLARSGGVGVKDFVFGAMTGSFLTAPLFAWMAMDTMNSPQVPPEHRYGPAMRTLCWLGLVFLLGFSGLFAWQTFLAG
- a CDS encoding MEKHLA domain-containing protein, translating into MSGTAPWLSEENRALATLLIACHERCFSRPLLVAPDPARKEADPAERLYAAAHPVLAHDGAADPCLIYANAAALTLWGHTWASMVGMPSRLTAEPSQQPDRAEALKQAQAREALEGYSGIRINRHGRRFRIEGARLWTLRVPDGPPCGQAAAFEHWSWLE
- a CDS encoding SWIM zinc finger family protein, giving the protein MTATPSNGGLVAATPGEGLHQQPWWVEQWMELINSYRFKKRLERAWTYVREGNVVSIRFEGRRVHARVQGTEPDPYKVKLWLDVLNDDDWNYVLEALAEKARWSAQLLAGIMPADIERAFAASGKRLFPFKLQEVRSECTCPDKANPCKHASAVYYLMGDRFSEDPFVLFQLRGRTRAQLLKDLAQRRREKQEQRARQLEQAGSGEEDAAPEVTDQPLAPHPALQEPQRWWQYGETLDPDLVVITPAMEGDTGLDQAGELPLAAEARHPDANRLFLEHITSHGQAMAAAALSQAMGAGDQ